From the Methanotorris formicicus Mc-S-70 genome, one window contains:
- a CDS encoding indole-3-glycerol phosphate synthase TrpC, translating into MSVLDKIVKDTRKRIESERRRNILKELDNFIKYYELDEYIEEYGKLKLSKRIKKVKETRNPIITEIKPSSPSKGNIRKIKEGDIENIARDMVEGGCCGISILTEPKYFNGSYKNLIIARKFEVPILFKDFVVDFYQIDIAKTIGANIVLLMVSVLGEDIGEFLDYAHENDLECLVETHDEDEIDIALDNNAKIVGINNRDLKTLNIDLKTTERLSPLIPNNIIKISESGVYTRDDLMYVLKYTNCALIGSSIMESGCIKDKVEELTKK; encoded by the coding sequence ATGAGTGTTTTAGATAAAATTGTAAAGGATACAAGAAAAAGAATAGAATCGGAAAGAAGAAGGAATATATTAAAGGAGTTAGATAATTTTATTAAATATTATGAACTTGATGAATATATTGAAGAATACGGCAAATTAAAATTATCAAAACGTATAAAAAAAGTAAAAGAAACAAGAAATCCAATAATCACAGAAATTAAACCTTCATCACCATCAAAAGGAAATATTAGAAAAATTAAAGAGGGGGATATTGAAAATATAGCAAGAGATATGGTTGAAGGTGGTTGTTGTGGAATCTCCATCTTAACTGAGCCAAAATACTTTAATGGAAGTTATAAAAATTTGATTATAGCAAGGAAATTTGAAGTTCCAATCCTCTTTAAGGACTTTGTTGTTGATTTTTATCAGATTGATATAGCAAAAACCATTGGGGCAAATATAGTTTTATTGATGGTTTCTGTTTTAGGGGAGGATATTGGAGAGTTTTTAGATTACGCCCATGAGAATGATTTGGAGTGTTTGGTTGAAACACACGATGAAGATGAAATTGATATTGCATTAGATAACAATGCAAAGATTGTTGGTATAAACAATAGGGATTTGAAAACACTAAACATTGATCTAAAAACCACAGAAAGATTGTCTCCACTAATACCAAACAATATAATAAAAATAAGCGAAAGTGGAGTTTATACAAGGGATGACTTAATGTATGTCTTAAAATACACAAACTGTGCTTTAATAGGCTCATCAATAATGGAAAGTGGATGTATAAAAGATAAAGTTGAAGAATTAACAAAAAAATAA
- the mtnA gene encoding S-methyl-5-thioribose-1-phosphate isomerase: MKDLRPIIWDDENNQLILIDQRKLPHKLEYFTCKTYEDVAYTIKDMVVRGAPAIGVSAAYGMALAEIHGADIEKAYKTLKNTRPTAVNLFWALNRIMDAYDKGKSILEEAKKIHEEDIETCRKIGEIGEKLIDDGDTILTHCNAGALACSAYGTALSVIRFAFYNNKKIQVIADETRPRLQGAKLTAFELSYEGIPVKVIPDNMAGYLMSKGMIDKIIVGADRILSDYHVFNKIGTYSLAVLAKHHNVPFYVAAPYSTFDFESGVEDVVVEERGEEEVTYIDGVRIIPEGVGVYNYAFDCTPPELVTAIITEKDIIYPNE, translated from the coding sequence ATGAAGGATTTAAGACCAATAATTTGGGACGATGAAAATAACCAGTTAATCTTAATAGATCAAAGAAAACTCCCACATAAGTTGGAATACTTTACATGCAAAACTTATGAGGATGTTGCTTATACAATAAAAGACATGGTTGTTAGGGGTGCTCCAGCTATAGGGGTCTCTGCTGCCTATGGGATGGCTCTTGCTGAGATTCATGGGGCGGATATTGAGAAAGCATATAAAACCTTAAAAAACACAAGACCTACTGCTGTAAATTTATTTTGGGCACTAAATAGAATTATGGATGCATATGATAAAGGAAAATCAATCCTTGAAGAGGCGAAGAAAATACATGAGGAAGATATAGAAACATGCAGAAAAATTGGGGAGATTGGGGAAAAACTTATTGATGATGGAGATACAATTTTAACCCACTGCAATGCAGGAGCGTTAGCATGCTCTGCCTATGGAACTGCTTTGAGTGTTATAAGATTTGCATTTTACAACAACAAAAAAATCCAAGTTATAGCGGATGAAACAAGACCAAGATTGCAAGGGGCTAAACTCACTGCATTTGAGTTAAGTTATGAGGGCATTCCAGTTAAAGTTATTCCTGACAACATGGCTGGCTATTTAATGAGCAAGGGGATGATAGATAAGATTATTGTTGGGGCAGATAGGATTTTGAGTGATTACCATGTATTCAACAAAATAGGAACATACTCCCTTGCGGTTCTTGCTAAACATCACAACGTCCCATTCTATGTTGCAGCACCATATTCAACATTTGATTTTGAAAGTGGGGTTGAAGATGTTGTTGTTGAGGAGAGGGGGGAGGAAGAGGTCACATATATCGATGGAGTAAGGATTATTCCTGAGGGTGTTGGAGTTTACAACTATGCATTTGATTGCACCCCTCCTGAGTTGGTAACTGCCATTATAACTGAAAAAGACATTATCTATCCAAATGAATAG
- a CDS encoding UbiD family decarboxylase translates to MLRELINEINPIVVEKASKRFGVSRILKKYDGQPVYIKDVDGYEVIGNLCNREVLAKSLGIKKEDLMMHILKAMDNEKGGKLVVDNSLKNKYVEDDLEKLKEYPIPTYYEKDGGAYITSGVVIVKDEDFGYNASIHRILVKEGHLVIRMVEQRHLHYLYTKNIEEKDEMDVAIVIGVHPSVLLASSTSADITFNELRFASALMGEPLKVMECDNGLLVPEGEFIIEGKITKEMEDEGPFVDITGTYDIVRKQPVIKITSLKRKEKPIFHALLPGGREHKLLMGMPQEPRIFKGVRNVVPTVKNVALTEGGCCWLHAVVQIEKKTEGDGKNAILAALSSHPSLKHVVVVDEDIDIYDINDVEFAIATRVQGDEDIIIIRGAKGSSLDPSSNLEYRTTTKVGIDATISFKKDKNHFIRAKIPDE, encoded by the coding sequence ATGCTTAGGGAGTTAATAAATGAAATAAACCCAATTGTTGTTGAAAAAGCATCAAAGAGGTTTGGAGTTTCAAGGATATTGAAGAAATATGATGGACAGCCAGTTTATATAAAAGATGTTGATGGATATGAGGTTATAGGGAATCTCTGCAATAGGGAAGTATTGGCTAAATCTTTAGGGATAAAGAAAGAGGATTTAATGATGCACATTTTGAAGGCAATGGACAATGAGAAGGGAGGGAAATTGGTTGTTGATAATTCATTAAAAAACAAGTATGTTGAGGACGATTTGGAAAAATTAAAGGAATATCCAATCCCAACATACTATGAGAAAGATGGGGGGGCGTATATAACCTCTGGTGTTGTTATTGTTAAGGATGAGGATTTTGGCTATAATGCCTCAATCCATAGGATTTTAGTAAAAGAAGGGCATTTAGTTATTAGAATGGTAGAGCAGAGGCATCTCCACTACCTATACACAAAAAATATAGAAGAGAAGGATGAGATGGATGTAGCAATTGTTATAGGTGTGCATCCATCTGTCCTTTTAGCAAGTAGTACTTCCGCAGATATAACATTCAATGAGTTGAGGTTTGCATCTGCGTTGATGGGAGAACCTTTAAAGGTTATGGAATGTGATAACGGCCTATTAGTCCCAGAAGGAGAGTTCATCATTGAGGGGAAAATAACAAAAGAAATGGAGGATGAGGGACCTTTTGTAGATATAACTGGAACTTATGATATTGTTAGAAAGCAGCCAGTGATAAAAATAACCTCATTAAAAAGAAAAGAAAAACCTATCTTCCATGCTCTATTGCCGGGAGGGAGAGAGCATAAGTTGTTAATGGGGATGCCACAAGAGCCAAGGATTTTTAAGGGTGTGAGGAATGTTGTTCCAACTGTAAAGAATGTTGCTCTAACAGAAGGAGGCTGCTGCTGGCTTCATGCAGTTGTGCAAATTGAGAAAAAAACAGAAGGAGATGGGAAAAATGCAATTTTGGCAGCATTATCCTCCCACCCAAGTTTAAAGCATGTTGTTGTTGTGGATGAGGATATAGATATTTATGATATTAATGATGTTGAATTTGCAATTGCTACAAGGGTTCAGGGAGATGAGGATATAATTATCATTAGAGGGGCAAAAGGTTCATCATTAGACCCATCATCAAACTTAGAATATAGAACAACAACAAAAGTTGGCATAGATGCAACAATAAGTTTCAAAAAAGATAAAAATCACTTCATCAGAGCAAAAATTCCGGATGAATAA
- the engB gene encoding GTP-binding protein EngB, which translates to MADFFERYKKIKSTNIKKKKIEKPKVVVAGRSNVGKSTFVRHMTGKNVRMGKRPGVTLKINEYDMGSYILVDMPGFGFMHGVDKKVQEKIKDEIVHYIEGKRDEIATAIQIIDAGSFIEIVERWDKRGEIPIDIEMFDFLNELELNPILVVNKMDKIKKPQWDEHLNKILGTLGYKPPWNQWEFVVPAILKEKEGLDEIKYKIMERVNGFKSQKIV; encoded by the coding sequence ATGGCGGATTTTTTTGAGAGGTATAAAAAAATTAAAAGCACCAACATTAAAAAGAAAAAAATAGAAAAACCAAAGGTTGTTGTTGCAGGAAGGTCAAATGTTGGAAAATCCACCTTCGTTAGACACATGACGGGAAAAAATGTGAGGATGGGAAAAAGGCCGGGAGTAACTTTGAAGATAAATGAATACGATATGGGAAGTTACATCTTAGTGGACATGCCGGGTTTTGGATTTATGCATGGGGTTGATAAAAAAGTGCAGGAAAAGATTAAGGATGAAATAGTCCACTACATAGAAGGAAAAAGAGATGAGATTGCAACTGCCATCCAAATAATAGACGCAGGGTCATTTATAGAGATCGTTGAAAGATGGGACAAGAGGGGGGAAATACCAATAGATATAGAGATGTTTGATTTTTTAAATGAGTTGGAGTTAAATCCAATATTGGTTGTAAACAAGATGGACAAAATAAAGAAACCTCAGTGGGATGAACATTTAAACAAAATCCTTGGAACCTTGGGCTATAAACCACCATGGAATCAGTGGGAATTTGTAGTTCCTGCTATTTTAAAGGAAAAAGAAGGATTGGATGAAATAAAATATAAGATTATGGAGAGAGTTAATGGATTCAAATCCCAAAAAATTGTATAA
- a CDS encoding DUF211 domain-containing protein, which produces MSGIRRIVLDILKPHEPKITDLALRLCSLKEVDGVNITVYEIDKATENVKITIEGTDLQYEEIREVIESMSGVIHSIDEVAAGRRIIEDVKTPQDRY; this is translated from the coding sequence TTGAGTGGTATAAGGAGAATAGTTTTAGATATTCTAAAACCGCATGAACCAAAAATAACAGATTTAGCACTTAGGTTATGTTCTTTAAAAGAAGTGGATGGGGTAAATATTACCGTTTATGAGATAGATAAAGCCACAGAAAACGTCAAAATTACCATAGAAGGAACAGATTTACAATATGAAGAAATAAGAGAAGTTATAGAGTCAATGAGTGGGGTAATCCATAGCATTGATGAAGTTGCAGCAGGTAGAAGGATTATTGAGGATGTAAAAACACCCCAAGATAGATACTAA
- the cfbD gene encoding Ni-sirohydrochlorin a,c-diamide reductive cyclase catalytic subunit: MILHPRPSPIAAAMYQLRDVGVDAIILHGPAGCCFRTARLLELDGVRVFTSAMDENDFIFGGMDKLKRTIEEVIEYLKKNKNNFMIGIVGTCASMIIGEDIWSVVDEYDATLIPVEVHSGLNDNTAGAINAMESCLRLGLIDEKEFERQKYMLKKATEIEKMRGMAKSKYIKPTYEDDVKEVIELFKNNIDKDPKVACVLNAKKETAYLFTHPLIKINEIFNCINIGNLDENVGLKKIREDAKNILREFKVDYITGGLDEYPVTGEKAVEILKEIKPDIVVVSGVPHALPIETLKEEVNCITIGISDGPRLYHPIKEIYDYAIIELDAHAKVLGKREVVKSRFGEILEYALK, translated from the coding sequence ATGATACTTCATCCGAGACCATCACCAATTGCAGCGGCAATGTATCAACTTAGGGATGTTGGGGTTGATGCGATTATCCTGCATGGACCGGCAGGATGTTGTTTTAGGACTGCGAGGTTATTGGAGTTAGATGGTGTTAGAGTTTTCACGAGTGCAATGGATGAGAATGATTTTATTTTTGGAGGTATGGATAAGTTAAAGAGGACAATTGAAGAGGTTATAGAATATTTAAAGAAAAATAAAAATAATTTTATGATTGGTATAGTTGGAACATGTGCAAGTATGATTATTGGAGAAGATATTTGGAGTGTTGTTGATGAGTATGATGCAACATTAATTCCTGTTGAAGTTCATAGCGGATTAAACGACAACACTGCAGGGGCAATAAATGCCATGGAGAGTTGCCTAAGATTAGGTTTGATTGATGAAAAGGAATTTGAAAGGCAAAAATACATGCTTAAAAAAGCAACGGAAATAGAAAAAATGCGTGGAATGGCAAAGAGTAAATATATAAAACCAACCTATGAGGATGATGTAAAAGAAGTTATTGAGTTATTTAAAAACAATATAGACAAAGATCCAAAAGTTGCGTGTGTGTTAAATGCAAAAAAGGAAACTGCTTATTTATTTACACATCCTTTAATAAAAATAAATGAAATATTTAACTGCATAAATATTGGAAATTTAGATGAAAATGTTGGATTAAAAAAGATTAGAGAAGATGCAAAAAATATTTTAAGAGAATTTAAGGTTGATTATATAACAGGAGGTTTGGATGAGTATCCAGTAACTGGAGAAAAGGCAGTTGAGATATTAAAGGAGATAAAGCCAGATATTGTTGTTGTTTCTGGAGTTCCTCATGCACTGCCTATTGAAACTTTAAAGGAAGAGGTTAATTGTATAACCATTGGCATTAGCGATGGACCAAGATTATATCATCCAATTAAAGAGATTTATGATTATGCTATTATTGAATTAGATGCTCATGCGAAGGTTTTAGGAAAAAGAGAAGTTGTTAAATCAAGATTTGGAGAAATTTTGGAGTATGCACTAAAGTAA